The following coding sequences are from one Bradyrhizobium sp. WSM471 window:
- a CDS encoding GcrA family cell cycle regulator, producing the protein MPVLSPTWTDERIELLRQHFEAGLSCREIAADIGVSRNAVIGKLSRLNLTRGRTIDDRKVQDRGSAPSRTSRTVPRLQYEMLATIYGETGAPMVAGPIDDANRCSLLELAENRCRWPISTPGADDFCFCGNSAPDGQSYCAGHSRLAYRPNSRARVMRG; encoded by the coding sequence ATGCCTGTTCTCTCACCCACCTGGACCGACGAACGCATCGAACTGCTGAGGCAGCACTTCGAGGCCGGCCTCTCCTGCCGCGAGATCGCCGCCGACATCGGCGTCAGCCGCAATGCCGTGATCGGCAAGCTGTCCCGCCTCAATCTGACGCGCGGCCGGACCATCGACGACCGCAAGGTTCAGGACAGGGGCTCCGCGCCTTCGCGCACGTCACGGACGGTGCCGCGGCTGCAATACGAGATGCTCGCCACGATCTATGGCGAGACCGGTGCGCCGATGGTCGCCGGTCCGATCGACGACGCCAATCGCTGCTCGCTGCTGGAGCTTGCCGAGAACCGCTGCCGCTGGCCGATCTCGACGCCTGGCGCGGACGATTTCTGCTTCTGCGGCAACTCCGCACCCGACGGCCAGTCCTATTGCGCCGGCCACAGCCGCCTCGCCTACCGGCCGAACTCGCGCGCGCGCGTCATGCGCGGCTAG
- a CDS encoding porin has translation MKVVKSLLLGTAAGLIAVSGAQAADLPVKAKAVEYVKICSLYGAGFYYMPGTDTCIKLGGYLRADAILGGAGDYNFQQGANAGSNNRLTNYYTGRARFDFNVDTRTATEYGVVRTYADAVFTYDSATVTGSNPSTFATGGAASLGLYHAFIQFAGFTFGRTVSIFDAPWQSYPAGGPDTIPGGSNHTNGVNQVAYTADFGQGITASVALQDETSANNGQSNLWNVSSGTAAQFVTGVYGANSWGGTRSPDIIGQVRVDQAWGLAQLSVAAHDLHAGYYGATEVTGHPSDKWGWAVQGALSIKNIPTGAGDNINLQAVYTDGATRYNFQSLFPQSFFMFSGSDTAYQSTGFAGLSDGVFGAGTGIDTVKTWGLRGGYTHNWSPNWASAVYGGYAQLKYGTAGKGLICGNFAAIALAGATCNPDFNFAVVGVNTVWTPVKNLAFTADLSWSRLDQKYSGSIASPGIATAAKPAAVYELKDQNSVSMLLRAQRNF, from the coding sequence ATGAAAGTGGTGAAGAGCCTTTTGCTCGGCACTGCGGCGGGTTTGATCGCCGTCAGTGGAGCCCAGGCGGCCGATCTTCCGGTCAAGGCCAAGGCGGTCGAGTACGTCAAGATCTGCTCCCTGTATGGAGCTGGATTCTACTACATGCCGGGCACCGATACCTGCATCAAGCTGGGCGGCTATCTGCGCGCTGACGCGATCCTCGGCGGTGCAGGCGACTATAACTTCCAGCAAGGCGCGAACGCGGGCTCGAACAACCGTCTGACCAACTACTATACCGGCCGCGCTCGTTTCGACTTCAACGTCGACACCCGCACAGCGACCGAATATGGCGTGGTGCGAACCTACGCCGACGCGGTCTTCACCTACGATTCCGCGACGGTCACCGGCAGCAATCCCTCGACGTTCGCGACTGGCGGCGCCGCCTCGCTCGGCCTCTACCATGCGTTCATCCAGTTCGCTGGCTTCACGTTCGGCCGCACGGTCTCGATCTTCGACGCCCCGTGGCAGAGCTATCCGGCTGGCGGTCCCGACACCATTCCGGGCGGCAGCAACCATACCAACGGTGTGAACCAGGTTGCCTACACGGCCGACTTCGGCCAGGGCATCACCGCTTCGGTCGCATTGCAGGATGAGACGTCCGCGAACAACGGTCAGTCGAACCTCTGGAACGTGTCCTCGGGTACGGCCGCTCAGTTCGTGACGGGCGTCTACGGTGCCAACTCCTGGGGTGGCACGCGTTCTCCTGACATCATCGGTCAGGTCCGCGTCGACCAGGCCTGGGGTCTGGCCCAGCTCTCGGTTGCCGCGCATGATCTCCATGCCGGCTACTACGGCGCCACGGAAGTTACCGGTCATCCCTCCGACAAGTGGGGTTGGGCTGTGCAGGGCGCTTTGTCGATCAAGAACATCCCGACCGGCGCGGGCGACAACATCAACCTGCAGGCCGTCTACACCGACGGTGCGACCCGTTACAACTTCCAGAGCCTGTTTCCGCAGAGCTTCTTCATGTTCAGCGGTAGCGACACCGCGTATCAGAGCACCGGTTTCGCCGGTCTTTCCGACGGCGTCTTCGGTGCCGGTACCGGTATCGATACCGTTAAGACCTGGGGCTTGCGTGGTGGCTATACCCACAACTGGAGCCCGAACTGGGCGAGCGCCGTCTACGGTGGCTATGCCCAGCTGAAGTACGGCACTGCCGGCAAGGGCCTGATCTGCGGCAACTTCGCTGCAATCGCGCTCGCGGGTGCGACCTGTAATCCGGACTTCAACTTCGCGGTCGTCGGTGTCAACACCGTGTGGACTCCGGTCAAGAACCTGGCGTTCACTGCCGACCTGAGCTGGTCGCGTCTGGACCAGAAGTACTCCGGCTCCATTGCGAGCCCGGGCATTGCCACCGCTGCGAAGCCGGCGGCCGTGTACGAGCTGAAGGACCAGAACTCGGTCAGCATGCTGCTGCGCGCCCAGCGCAACTTCTAA
- a CDS encoding MarR family winged helix-turn-helix transcriptional regulator → MSATRKEGARLRTIGNLDIIRRFTWEISSINMYLEELRQFWARTLGISGPQWLILMAISDLDKDDGIPVNVVSKLLHVDPSFVTTQSKLLEKKGLLRRRPSPTDARVVRLSLTEKTQKHLASLNEQYKTIKEFVFQEFDEKELTEFTTKLAMLKTRLEKACVRLTLDF, encoded by the coding sequence GTGTCAGCGACGAGGAAAGAAGGGGCGCGCCTCCGCACCATCGGCAATCTGGATATCATCAGGCGCTTCACCTGGGAGATATCGTCGATCAACATGTATCTGGAGGAGCTGCGTCAGTTCTGGGCGAGAACGCTCGGCATCAGCGGTCCGCAATGGCTGATCCTGATGGCGATCTCCGACCTCGACAAGGACGACGGCATTCCGGTGAACGTCGTCTCAAAACTGCTCCACGTCGACCCGTCGTTCGTCACCACCCAGTCCAAGCTGCTCGAGAAGAAGGGCCTGTTGCGCCGTCGTCCCTCGCCGACCGACGCACGGGTGGTGCGGCTGTCCCTGACCGAGAAGACGCAGAAGCACCTGGCGAGCCTCAACGAGCAGTACAAGACGATCAAGGAATTCGTCTTCCAGGAGTTCGACGAGAAAGAGCTGACGGAATTCACCACCAAGCTCGCGATGCTGAAAACCCGTCTCGAAAAGGCCTGCGTCCGCCTGACCCTCGACTTCTGA